From Rutidosis leptorrhynchoides isolate AG116_Rl617_1_P2 chromosome 3, CSIRO_AGI_Rlap_v1, whole genome shotgun sequence, a single genomic window includes:
- the LOC139899840 gene encoding uncharacterized mitochondrial protein AtMg00810-like: protein MGELKFFFGLQIKQLEDGTFINQQKYIHNMFKKFGMENSKLMATHMATNVKLTLEGEGDSFDSTKYLKGTKHLGLWYPKFTGVDIMCFADSDHGGSLIDQKSTSGVCAFVGLCLTSWFSKKQTLVAVDSLENIPDIFTKPLKKETFTLLRNGLGMMELEP from the exons atgggtgaactcaagttcttttTCGGACTCCAAATtaagcaactagaagatggaacattcatcaatcaacaaaagtatATTCATAATATGTTCAAAAAGTTTGGAATGGAAAACTCAAAGCTAATGGCTACTCATATGGCTACTAATGTAAAGCTTACTCTCGAAGGAGAAGGAGATTCATTTGATAGCACCAA ATACTTGAAAGGTACCAAGCATCTTGGGCTATGGTACCCAAAGTTCACCGGTGTTGACATTATGTGCTTTGCGGATTCAGACCATGGAGGATCATTAATTGATCAAAAGAGCACAAGCGGTGTATGTGCATTTGTTGGGCTTTGTTTAACATCATGGTTCTCCAAGAAACAAACATTAGTTGCA GTAGACTCCTTAGAAAATATACCTGATATCTTTACTAAGCCTCTGAAAAAGGAGACCTTCACTCTACTTAGGAACGGGTTGGGAATGATGGAGCTTGAGCCTTAA